The Lactobacillus sp. ESL0680 genome has a segment encoding these proteins:
- the dnaN gene encoding DNA polymerase III subunit beta, whose amino-acid sequence MKFTINRNLFVDNLNNVMHAISSRATIPILSGIKLNLTDEELVLTGSDTDISIELRIPVSEDLTVESTGSIVLPARFFSEIIRRLPGKEFSLEVKESFQTQIISENSEFTINGLDANNYPRLPEISDESAFVISGKTFREIITETQFAVATQESRLVLTGVHFTFSPDQIHAVATDSHRLSSRALTLENGPQTETDLIIPGKSLLELARIIGETNPKVRVCPGDSQVLFEIGDILFYSRLLEGSYPDTERLIPTENTTSVEFDLTELSSALDRASLLTHAGRNNVVDLTLDVENQTAKLSGESAEIGNVEEDVSFKNLTGKNLKISFNPDYLRDALKASVTDSVVMEFTQPLRPFTVNPDQTDIDFVQLITPVRTF is encoded by the coding sequence ATGAAATTTACAATTAACAGAAATCTTTTTGTCGATAATCTAAATAATGTCATGCATGCTATTTCCTCACGAGCAACAATTCCCATCTTAAGTGGTATTAAGCTTAACTTAACGGATGAGGAATTAGTCTTGACGGGAAGCGATACTGATATTTCAATTGAACTAAGAATTCCGGTTAGTGAAGATTTAACTGTAGAATCAACTGGTTCAATTGTTTTACCAGCCCGTTTCTTTAGTGAAATCATCCGTCGTTTACCAGGAAAAGAATTTTCTTTAGAAGTAAAAGAAAGTTTTCAAACACAAATTATCTCAGAAAACAGTGAATTTACCATTAACGGCTTAGATGCAAATAACTATCCAAGATTACCGGAAATTTCTGACGAGTCCGCTTTTGTTATTTCAGGGAAAACTTTCAGAGAAATTATTACAGAAACACAATTTGCCGTTGCCACTCAAGAAAGTCGGCTCGTTTTAACTGGGGTACACTTTACCTTTAGTCCTGACCAAATTCATGCCGTTGCCACTGATTCACACCGGTTGTCCAGTCGCGCATTGACCTTAGAAAATGGTCCACAAACTGAAACTGATCTAATTATTCCTGGAAAAAGCTTACTCGAACTTGCGCGCATCATTGGTGAAACCAATCCAAAAGTGCGAGTTTGTCCTGGAGATAGTCAAGTTTTGTTCGAAATTGGTGATATTCTATTTTATTCTCGGCTACTTGAAGGCAGCTATCCCGACACTGAACGCCTGATCCCAACCGAAAATACAACTAGTGTTGAATTCGACCTGACAGAATTGTCCAGTGCGCTTGATCGGGCCAGCCTTTTGACGCATGCTGGCAGAAATAATGTTGTTGACTTAACACTTGATGTTGAAAATCAGACAGCCAAATTGTCGGGCGAGTCCGCTGAAATTGGTAACGTTGAAGAAGATGTCAGTTTTAAAAATTTAACTGGCAAGAATTTGAAAATTTCGTTTAATCCTGACTACTTACGCGACGCCTTAAAAGCTTCCGTAACAGATTCAGTTGTCATGGAATTTACACAACCGCTGCGGCCATTCACAGTTAATCCCGATCAAACTGACATTGACTTCGTTCAACTAATAACGCCAGTTAGAACTTTTTAA
- the yaaA gene encoding S4 domain-containing protein YaaA: MKVSIIKEFTVKGEYITLSQFLKEESIISSGGQAKWYLQDNPVLLNGVKEDRRGKKLRSGDRIEIAHEVYLFR, from the coding sequence ATGAAGGTGAGTATTATCAAGGAATTTACAGTAAAAGGTGAGTACATTACCTTAAGTCAATTTTTAAAAGAAGAAAGCATTATTTCTTCTGGTGGTCAGGCAAAATGGTATTTGCAAGATAATCCAGTTTTGTTAAATGGGGTCAAAGAAGACCGGCGCGGTAAAAAGCTGCGTTCAGGCGATCGAATTGAAATTGCTCATGAAGTGTATCTTTTTCGGTAA
- the recF gene encoding DNA replication/repair protein RecF, translating into MYLKHFVAQNYRNLQQLDVEFDPNVNIFIGQNAQGKTNLLEAIYFLALTRSHRTSRDKELIAFNQEYANISGHIYKSQLDLSLRVLITKKGKKVWVNRVEQAKLSKYVGQLNAILFSPEDLDLIKGAPALRRRFMDQEFGQINPEYLYFASKYRQVLQQKNNYLKQLSKGQAHDQLFLDVLADQLAGIAAEVIVRRFKFLNYLRTYARDAYAHISTGGEELTLIYRPSVPEITADDSTEVIYQKLLANFKKNKAAEMRKGTTLSGPHRDDIEFALDGKDAHLYGSQGQQRTIALSVKLAEIQLVHQLTAEYPVLLLDDVMSELDHGRQSALLNYIHGKTQTFITTTDLTGISWEIIKKPQVYRIKSGKIYLEKGELNG; encoded by the coding sequence ATGTATTTGAAGCATTTTGTGGCACAAAATTACCGTAATCTGCAGCAATTAGACGTTGAATTTGATCCTAACGTCAACATTTTTATTGGGCAAAATGCGCAGGGGAAAACCAATCTGCTGGAAGCAATCTATTTTTTGGCTTTAACACGTTCACATCGAACCAGTAGAGACAAGGAATTGATTGCTTTTAATCAAGAATACGCCAATATATCTGGTCATATTTATAAAAGTCAGCTTGATTTATCTTTGCGTGTTTTAATCACTAAAAAGGGCAAAAAAGTCTGGGTTAATCGTGTTGAGCAAGCAAAATTGTCGAAATATGTCGGACAATTAAATGCAATTTTGTTTTCACCTGAGGATTTGGACTTAATTAAGGGTGCGCCGGCTTTAAGACGGCGGTTTATGGATCAAGAATTTGGTCAAATTAATCCGGAATACTTGTATTTTGCCAGCAAGTATCGGCAAGTTTTACAGCAGAAGAATAATTACTTGAAACAACTATCTAAGGGCCAAGCCCATGACCAGTTATTTCTTGATGTATTAGCCGATCAATTGGCTGGAATTGCGGCTGAAGTCATTGTGCGGCGGTTTAAGTTTCTTAATTATTTGCGGACATATGCACGTGATGCATATGCGCACATCAGTACTGGTGGTGAGGAATTGACACTAATCTATCGGCCGTCAGTTCCAGAAATTACCGCTGATGACAGTACAGAAGTGATTTACCAAAAGTTGCTGGCAAACTTTAAGAAAAATAAGGCTGCAGAAATGCGCAAAGGGACAACCTTATCTGGTCCGCATCGTGATGATATTGAGTTTGCCTTAGATGGCAAAGATGCTCATCTTTATGGCTCACAGGGCCAGCAACGCACCATTGCACTGAGTGTTAAGCTGGCAGAAATTCAGTTAGTGCATCAATTGACCGCTGAATATCCCGTGTTACTACTTGATGATGTAATGAGTGAACTTGACCATGGCCGCCAGAGTGCACTACTTAATTATATTCATGGCAAAACGCAAACATTTATTACAACAACAGATTTGACAGGTATTTCCTGGGAAATAATTAAAAAGCCTCAGGTTTATCGGATTAAATCTGGAAAAATTTATTTGGAAAAAGGAGAATTGAATGGCTGA
- the gyrB gene encoding DNA topoisomerase (ATP-hydrolyzing) subunit B: protein MADHNEEELDQIKQYEKEADKYNASQIQVLGGLEAVRKRPGMYIGSTSSQGLHHLVWEVIDNSIDESLAGFATKIEITVNADGSVTIQDDGRGIPVDIQKKTGRPALETVFTVLHAGGKFGGGGYKVSGGLHGVGASVVNALSTELDVTTMRDGKKYYIDFNRGRVKTEMKMTGTVPLNEHGTIVHFYPDPDIFTETTTFDDKVLKNRIRELAFLNKGLKLTFTDKRKESAETDVYHYEGGIKEYVAFLNHGTEVLFDEPIYVEGDYNEINVEVSLQYTNGYKTTLMTFANNIHTYEGGMHESGFKTALTRVVNDYAHKAKILKDKDDNLSGEDIREGMTAVVSVKHPNPQFEGQTKTKLGNSDARTAVDRAFSETFTNFLMENPQVGRKIVEKAQLAERARTAAKRAREVTRKKSGLEIANLPGKLADNTSNDPSISELFIVEGNSAGGSAKQGRSRLTQAILPIRGKILNVEKASMDRILANQEIRSLFTALGTGFGADFDVSKARYHKLIIMTDADVDGAHIRTLLLTLFYNYMRPMIEKGYVYIARPPLYQVRQGKVVKYLDTDEELHDYLGALQPSPKPLVQRYKGLGEMDPEQLWETTMNPENRRLDRVSPEYAKDADEVFELLMGNEVAPRRKFIETNAKYVENLDA from the coding sequence ATGGCTGATCATAATGAAGAAGAGCTTGATCAAATCAAGCAATATGAAAAAGAAGCTGATAAGTATAATGCCAGTCAAATTCAGGTTTTGGGTGGCCTTGAAGCTGTCCGTAAACGACCGGGAATGTATATTGGTTCGACTAGCTCTCAAGGTCTGCACCATCTAGTTTGGGAAGTAATTGATAACAGTATCGATGAAAGCTTAGCTGGGTTTGCGACCAAAATTGAAATTACGGTTAATGCCGATGGCAGTGTAACTATTCAAGATGATGGTCGGGGTATTCCGGTTGATATTCAAAAGAAAACTGGTCGGCCAGCTCTAGAAACTGTATTTACTGTTTTGCACGCCGGCGGTAAATTCGGCGGTGGCGGCTATAAAGTTTCTGGTGGACTTCATGGTGTTGGTGCATCAGTAGTTAACGCTTTGTCAACTGAGCTTGATGTTACGACGATGCGTGACGGCAAGAAGTACTACATTGACTTCAATCGTGGTCGAGTTAAGACAGAAATGAAAATGACCGGTACAGTGCCATTGAATGAACACGGAACGATCGTTCACTTCTACCCAGATCCAGATATTTTTACTGAAACTACTACCTTTGATGATAAAGTTTTGAAAAACCGGATTCGAGAATTAGCTTTCTTAAATAAGGGGTTGAAGCTAACCTTTACTGATAAGCGAAAAGAATCAGCTGAGACTGATGTTTATCATTATGAAGGTGGAATTAAGGAATACGTTGCCTTTTTGAATCACGGTACAGAAGTTTTGTTTGATGAGCCGATTTATGTTGAAGGGGACTACAACGAAATTAATGTTGAAGTATCTTTGCAATATACAAATGGCTATAAGACAACCTTAATGACCTTTGCTAATAACATTCACACTTATGAAGGTGGGATGCATGAATCCGGCTTTAAGACTGCTTTAACACGGGTTGTTAATGACTATGCCCACAAGGCTAAGATCTTGAAGGATAAGGATGATAACCTTTCTGGTGAAGATATTCGTGAAGGAATGACGGCTGTTGTTTCGGTTAAGCACCCGAATCCGCAATTTGAAGGTCAGACTAAGACCAAGTTGGGCAATTCTGATGCCAGAACAGCAGTAGATAGGGCATTTTCGGAAACTTTTACCAATTTTTTGATGGAAAATCCGCAAGTTGGACGTAAAATCGTTGAAAAAGCGCAGTTAGCTGAACGGGCTCGGACTGCTGCAAAACGTGCGCGTGAAGTTACTCGGAAAAAGTCGGGGCTTGAGATTGCTAACTTGCCAGGTAAACTTGCCGACAATACCAGTAATGACCCAAGTATTTCGGAATTATTTATCGTTGAAGGTAACTCTGCCGGCGGTTCAGCTAAGCAAGGCCGGTCACGTTTAACGCAGGCAATTTTGCCAATTCGTGGGAAAATTTTGAACGTTGAAAAAGCTTCGATGGACAGAATTTTGGCTAATCAAGAAATCCGGTCATTGTTCACGGCGTTAGGTACCGGTTTTGGTGCTGATTTCGATGTTTCTAAGGCGCGTTACCATAAATTAATTATTATGACGGATGCCGATGTCGACGGCGCCCATATTCGGACACTTTTGCTTACGCTCTTTTACAATTACATGCGGCCAATGATTGAAAAGGGATATGTGTACATTGCACGTCCGCCTCTATATCAGGTTCGTCAAGGTAAAGTTGTTAAGTACCTTGATACCGATGAGGAATTACATGATTATTTGGGTGCTTTGCAGCCTAGCCCTAAACCGCTTGTTCAGCGCTACAAGGGATTAGGTGAAATGGATCCTGAACAATTGTGGGAAACAACAATGAATCCAGAAAACCGCCGACTTGATCGTGTTAGTCCGGAATATGCCAAGGATGCCGATGAGGTCTTTGAATTATTGATGGGTAATGAAGTTGCGCCGCGGCGGAAATTCATTGAAACTAATGCTAAATACGTTGAAAATTTGGATGCTTAG
- the gyrA gene encoding DNA gyrase subunit A yields the protein MDNDNQGQDHRIRNVDLTSVMNSSFLDYAMSVIVARALPDVRDGLKPVQRRILYGMSELGVTPDKPYKKSARIVGEVMGKFHPHGDSSIYLAMAHMAQDFSYRYMLVDGHGNFGSVDGDEPAAMRYTEARMSKIAVEMLRDINKNTVDWQRNYDDSENEPVVLPARIPNLLVNGTSGIAVGMTTNIPPHNLSEVISGLHMLMSNPDVTTKDLMKAIPGPDFPTGGIIMGRGGIYRAYESGRGNIVVRAKTNIETEKNGRERIVVTELPYLVNKAELVKKIADLARSKTIDGITGVRDESDQTGMRMTIDIRRDSSASVVLNNLFKLTQMQANFGMNMVAIVDGAPHFLSIKQMLSYYLEHQEDVVTRRTKFELAKAEARAHILEGLKIALDHIDEIVKIIRQSNSSDIAKAALISRFGLDDKQSQAILDMRLVRLTGLERDKVEAEYKDLQEKIADYKDILAKPERINEIIYNELLDIQKRFGDKRRTEIGASEVVSIEDEDLIEKQDTLLTLTHSGYIKRMLISEFKTQNRGGKGIKGMGVKSGDFIEKLIYSSTHDLLLFFTNKGKIYSKKAYEIPEFSRTARGLPIVNLLQLEKGEKIQTIINIPENADDQYLFFITKMGTVKRTLVSEFANIRNSGLIALTLRDGDELINVLTTDGSKDILIGTHLGYAVRFNEQTVRAMGRTAAGVRGINLRDGDYVVGSGVIGNRDEVLVISEKGYGKRTSATEYPVKGRGGKGIKTANITEKNGPLSGVTVVDGTQDIMVITNDGIMIRFKITDVSQTSRSTMGVRLIKVGEHNKVASLTVVPAEEDQEVAVESETEEEQN from the coding sequence ATGGATAACGACAATCAAGGTCAAGATCACAGAATTAGAAATGTCGATCTAACTAGCGTAATGAATAGTTCATTTTTGGACTATGCGATGTCAGTTATTGTTGCGCGGGCTTTACCTGATGTGCGTGATGGTTTAAAGCCGGTCCAAAGACGAATTCTTTACGGGATGAGTGAATTAGGGGTTACTCCTGATAAGCCGTATAAAAAGTCTGCCAGAATTGTTGGGGAAGTTATGGGTAAATTCCACCCCCACGGTGATTCGTCAATTTATTTGGCAATGGCACACATGGCGCAAGACTTTAGCTATCGCTATATGCTCGTTGACGGCCACGGTAACTTTGGGTCTGTCGATGGTGATGAGCCAGCCGCAATGCGTTATACCGAGGCGCGGATGAGTAAAATTGCCGTTGAAATGCTGCGGGATATTAATAAAAATACGGTTGACTGGCAGCGTAACTACGATGATTCTGAAAATGAACCGGTAGTTTTACCAGCACGAATTCCTAACCTGCTCGTTAACGGCACAAGCGGAATTGCTGTCGGGATGACAACCAATATTCCGCCGCATAACTTGTCTGAAGTTATCAGTGGTTTGCATATGTTAATGAGCAATCCGGATGTCACAACTAAAGACTTGATGAAGGCAATTCCTGGTCCTGATTTTCCAACTGGCGGAATTATTATGGGGCGCGGCGGTATTTATCGGGCATACGAAAGTGGTCGCGGCAATATCGTTGTGCGGGCTAAGACCAACATTGAGACCGAGAAAAATGGTCGTGAACGCATTGTTGTCACTGAATTACCATATTTGGTTAACAAGGCTGAATTAGTTAAGAAAATCGCTGATTTAGCGCGGTCCAAAACGATTGACGGCATTACCGGCGTTCGTGATGAATCTGACCAGACTGGGATGCGGATGACGATTGATATTCGCCGTGATTCAAGTGCCAGTGTAGTTTTGAATAACTTATTCAAATTGACGCAAATGCAGGCTAATTTTGGGATGAACATGGTTGCCATTGTTGATGGTGCACCACATTTTCTAAGCATTAAGCAGATGCTGTCGTACTACTTGGAACACCAAGAAGACGTTGTTACACGTAGAACAAAATTTGAGTTAGCCAAGGCTGAAGCAAGGGCCCACATTCTGGAAGGTTTGAAGATTGCTTTGGATCATATTGACGAAATTGTTAAAATTATTCGTCAAAGTAATTCAAGCGATATTGCTAAGGCTGCTTTAATCAGCCGCTTTGGGCTGGATGATAAGCAATCACAGGCTATTTTGGATATGCGGCTTGTCCGGTTGACAGGTTTGGAACGTGACAAGGTTGAAGCTGAATATAAGGATTTGCAAGAAAAAATTGCCGATTATAAAGATATTTTAGCAAAACCTGAACGGATCAACGAAATTATTTATAACGAGTTGCTCGATATTCAAAAGCGGTTTGGCGATAAGCGCCGGACTGAGATTGGTGCCAGTGAAGTTGTTTCAATTGAAGATGAAGATTTAATTGAGAAGCAAGATACTTTATTGACCTTAACTCATAGTGGTTACATCAAACGGATGCTGATTAGCGAATTTAAGACGCAAAACCGTGGTGGTAAAGGCATTAAGGGGATGGGCGTGAAGTCAGGCGATTTCATTGAGAAGTTGATCTACTCAAGTACGCATGACTTACTATTGTTCTTTACCAATAAGGGCAAAATTTATTCCAAGAAGGCTTATGAAATTCCTGAATTTAGCCGGACTGCTCGCGGGTTACCAATTGTTAACCTCTTGCAGCTAGAAAAAGGCGAGAAGATTCAGACAATTATCAATATTCCTGAAAATGCCGATGACCAATACCTATTCTTTATCACGAAGATGGGAACTGTTAAGAGAACGCTCGTTAGTGAATTTGCCAATATTAGAAACAGCGGCTTAATCGCATTAACTTTGCGCGATGGCGATGAATTAATCAATGTCTTAACCACTGACGGCAGTAAAGATATTCTGATTGGTACTCATCTGGGCTATGCTGTTCGCTTCAATGAGCAGACTGTTCGGGCAATGGGTCGAACTGCTGCCGGTGTTCGTGGGATTAACCTGCGCGATGGCGATTATGTCGTTGGTTCAGGCGTGATTGGCAATCGTGATGAAGTTCTAGTAATTTCTGAAAAAGGTTACGGCAAGCGGACTTCAGCTACTGAATATCCGGTTAAGGGCCGTGGCGGTAAAGGAATTAAAACCGCTAATATTACGGAGAAGAACGGACCACTATCTGGTGTGACTGTAGTTGATGGTACCCAAGACATTATGGTCATTACCAATGATGGAATCATGATTCGCTTCAAGATTACGGATGTTTCCCAAACCAGCCGGAGCACGATGGGTGTTCGCTTGATTAAAGTGGGCGAGCACAATAAGGTTGCTAGTTTAACAGTTGTTCCTGCTGAGGAAGATCAAGAAGTAGCTGTTGAATCTGAGACTGAAGAAGAACAAAACTAA
- the rpsF gene encoding 30S ribosomal protein S6 yields the protein MTTTKYEITYIIKPDIDEESKKALVENYDKIIADNGGTMVESKDWEKRHFAYEIEKYREGTYHIMTFTADNADAVNEFDRLSKIDNAVLRSMTVKLDK from the coding sequence ATGACAACTACTAAGTACGAAATAACTTACATTATTAAACCTGATATTGATGAAGAATCAAAGAAGGCGCTCGTTGAAAACTACGATAAGATTATCGCTGACAACGGCGGTACAATGGTTGAATCTAAAGACTGGGAAAAGCGTCATTTTGCATATGAAATCGAGAAGTATCGTGAAGGTACTTACCACATCATGACTTTCACTGCTGATAACGCAGACGCAGTTAACGAATTTGACCGTTTGTCAAAGATTGACAACGCAGTTTTACGTTCAATGACTGTTAAGTTAGACAAATAA
- the ssb gene encoding single-stranded DNA-binding protein — translation MINRVVLVGRLTRDPELRTTGSGISVATFTLAVDRQYTNAQGERGADFISCVIWRKSAENFCNFTSKGSLVGIDGRIQTRTYDNKDGQRVYVTEVVVDNFALLESRKDRESRSQNGGYTPNNNGNFNGNFGNPNVNNSQNMGPSNQNNQNNNQSSMPTDPFAGSGDTIDISDDDLPF, via the coding sequence ATGATTAATCGAGTTGTACTTGTTGGCCGTTTAACACGTGATCCTGAATTACGTACTACTGGGAGTGGAATCTCGGTTGCTACGTTTACTCTTGCTGTTGACCGTCAGTATACTAACGCTCAAGGCGAGAGAGGTGCGGATTTTATTAGCTGTGTCATTTGGCGCAAATCAGCAGAAAACTTCTGTAATTTTACGTCTAAAGGGTCACTAGTTGGTATTGACGGCCGGATTCAAACCAGAACTTACGATAATAAAGACGGGCAGAGAGTATATGTAACAGAAGTTGTTGTTGACAACTTTGCATTGCTTGAATCACGCAAAGACCGTGAATCCCGTAGTCAAAATGGTGGTTATACACCGAATAATAATGGGAATTTCAATGGCAACTTCGGTAATCCGAATGTCAATAATTCTCAAAATATGGGACCTTCTAATCAGAATAACCAAAATAATAATCAATCAAGTATGCCAACAGACCCATTTGCTGGATCAGGCGATACTATTGATATTTCTGATGATGATCTTCCATTCTAA
- the rpsR gene encoding 30S ribosomal protein S18, translated as MAQQRRGGHRRRKVDFIAANHIDYVDYKDVDLLKRFISERGKILPRRVTGTSAKNQRKVAKAIERARIMGLLPFVTED; from the coding sequence ATGGCTCAACAAAGAAGAGGCGGCCATCGTCGTCGTAAGGTTGACTTTATCGCAGCCAACCATATTGATTACGTTGACTACAAGGACGTTGATCTGTTGAAACGTTTTATCTCAGAAAGAGGTAAAATCTTACCACGTCGTGTCACTGGCACCAGCGCTAAGAATCAACGTAAGGTAGCTAAGGCAATCGAAAGAGCTCGCATTATGGGCTTGTTGCCATTCGTTACTGAAGACTAA
- a CDS encoding DHH family phosphoesterase: MKDFLRNGFPAFIKDSRLTASVIIILALSLLGSIVAMIMNPLFGLAMVLIFILTVAFTVYGVYVLAGNANSFVVSLSYRIKRSEQEAMIKMPLGILLYDEDRQIQWVNPYLQLYLKDDDLIGRTIKAVDPDLNKLIDESLAAKTAENQTVNWDNHQFEMVVQDNLGVIYLLDITRYAEIEDKYNNELLAIGQIFIDNYDELSEAMHDQELTSMSSYVQNTLSDYAKKFNAYLKRIDEDHFLLLVHMQDLAKMEEDKFSVLDKIRQETSRNNTPLTLSIGISFGSSSITELADQAQSNLDLALGRGGDQVVLCQPGKDVRFYGGKSNPMEKRTRVRARMVSQAISELFKEADRVFVVGHANPDMDSVGSGIGVVKIAQLHNVKANFVLDVNKTNYDVGRLVVKMQQSNEDADLFIAPKDALEKVTDKSMLVMVDHSKYSITYSKELYDRLKNRIIVIDHHRRGEEFPENPMLTYVEPYASSACELVTEMIEYQQPSSGKRVLTDLEATAMLAGITVDSKEFSLRTGTRTFDAASYLRSIGASSTGVSELLKEDIDSFLERTSLVASLKIINSNMAVMCGPDKKIIDPIVTAQAADTALDLENVEASFAITRRTKDIVGISARSMGGINVQVIMEKLGGGGHLSNAATQIKGVTVEEALAKLTDAVDTYEKENE; this comes from the coding sequence ATGAAAGATTTTTTGCGTAATGGATTTCCTGCTTTTATTAAGGATTCACGGCTGACAGCTTCGGTAATTATTATTTTGGCGCTGTCACTTTTGGGCAGTATCGTTGCCATGATTATGAATCCATTATTCGGTTTAGCAATGGTTTTGATTTTTATTTTAACTGTTGCCTTTACCGTTTATGGTGTCTACGTGTTAGCTGGTAATGCTAATAGCTTTGTGGTTAGCTTGTCGTATCGCATTAAGCGCAGCGAACAAGAAGCGATGATTAAGATGCCGCTGGGAATTTTGCTCTATGATGAGGACAGGCAGATTCAGTGGGTTAATCCGTACTTGCAGCTTTATCTAAAAGACGATGACTTAATTGGGCGAACCATTAAGGCAGTTGACCCAGATTTAAATAAGTTAATTGACGAATCACTGGCAGCTAAAACTGCCGAAAATCAAACGGTAAATTGGGACAATCATCAGTTTGAGATGGTTGTTCAAGATAATTTGGGCGTAATCTATTTGCTTGATATCACGCGTTATGCCGAGATTGAAGATAAGTACAATAATGAGTTGTTAGCAATTGGGCAGATTTTTATTGATAATTACGATGAACTCAGCGAAGCAATGCACGATCAAGAATTGACCAGCATGAGTTCGTATGTGCAGAATACTCTGAGTGATTATGCTAAAAAATTTAATGCCTATCTTAAGCGAATTGACGAAGACCACTTTTTATTATTGGTGCATATGCAGGATTTAGCCAAAATGGAAGAAGATAAGTTTTCCGTTTTGGACAAAATCCGCCAGGAGACCAGCCGGAACAATACGCCGTTGACACTGTCAATTGGGATTTCCTTTGGCAGTAGTTCGATTACGGAATTAGCTGACCAAGCGCAGTCCAATCTTGACTTGGCCTTAGGGCGCGGCGGCGATCAGGTTGTCTTGTGTCAGCCGGGTAAGGATGTTCGCTTCTATGGCGGCAAGTCCAACCCGATGGAGAAGCGGACGCGAGTTCGAGCACGGATGGTTTCGCAGGCAATTAGTGAATTGTTTAAGGAAGCTGACCGGGTGTTTGTTGTTGGTCATGCTAATCCCGATATGGATTCAGTTGGCAGCGGGATTGGTGTTGTTAAGATTGCTCAGCTGCATAACGTCAAGGCTAATTTTGTCCTGGATGTTAACAAGACCAACTATGATGTTGGCCGGTTGGTTGTTAAAATGCAGCAGTCAAATGAAGATGCGGACTTGTTTATTGCGCCTAAAGATGCCTTGGAAAAGGTAACGGACAAGTCAATGCTGGTTATGGTGGATCATTCCAAGTATTCAATCACTTATTCTAAAGAATTGTATGACCGGCTGAAGAACCGCATTATTGTAATTGACCACCACCGGCGTGGGGAAGAATTCCCTGAAAATCCAATGCTAACGTATGTTGAACCGTATGCTTCATCTGCCTGTGAATTGGTAACGGAAATGATTGAGTACCAACAGCCAAGTTCTGGTAAGCGGGTTTTGACGGATCTTGAAGCTACAGCGATGCTTGCTGGAATTACTGTTGATTCTAAGGAATTTTCACTGCGAACAGGGACTAGAACCTTTGATGCGGCCAGTTATTTGCGCTCGATTGGCGCAAGTTCAACTGGAGTCAGTGAACTGCTCAAGGAAGACATCGATAGCTTTTTGGAGCGGACGAGTCTGGTTGCCAGCTTAAAGATTATCAACTCTAATATGGCTGTCATGTGCGGTCCAGATAAAAAAATTATTGATCCAATCGTGACGGCACAGGCAGCCGACACCGCACTTGATCTGGAAAATGTTGAAGCAAGTTTTGCAATTACACGGCGCACTAAGGATATTGTTGGGATTTCCGCACGCTCAATGGGTGGTATTAACGTTCAGGTAATTATGGAGAAGCTTGGCGGCGGCGGTCATTTGTCCAATGCGGCAACGCAAATTAAGGGCGTGACTGTCGAAGAAGCTCTTGCAAAATTGACGGATGCGGTTGATACTTATGAGAAAGAAAACGAATAA
- the rplI gene encoding 50S ribosomal protein L9 has protein sequence MKVIFTQDVRGRGKRGEVKNVPDGYAQNFLIKRGLAKAATKANMHTLERVEANEQAAYEADKAEAEKVKAELEKDETVVSFKSKAGTDARLFGSISGKKIVEGLEKQFGIKIDKRKLNLPEPIKSLGYTNVPVKLFKGVEAKIRVHITEQD, from the coding sequence ATGAAGGTTATTTTTACTCAAGACGTAAGAGGCCGCGGTAAACGTGGCGAAGTTAAGAATGTTCCTGATGGCTACGCACAAAACTTTTTGATTAAGCGTGGTTTGGCTAAGGCTGCTACTAAGGCTAACATGCACACGTTAGAGCGCGTTGAAGCTAACGAACAAGCTGCTTATGAAGCTGATAAGGCTGAAGCAGAAAAGGTCAAGGCAGAGCTTGAAAAAGATGAAACAGTTGTTAGCTTTAAGTCAAAAGCTGGAACTGATGCTCGTTTATTTGGTTCCATTTCTGGTAAGAAAATTGTTGAAGGCTTGGAAAAGCAATTTGGCATTAAAATCGACAAGCGCAAATTAAATCTGCCTGAACCGATTAAATCTTTAGGCTACACAAATGTACCTGTTAAGTTGTTTAAGGGCGTAGAAGCTAAAATTCGCGTCCACATCACCGAGCAAGATTAG